GGCCGACGCCCGCGCCGGGGTGGAAGTGGGTGCCGCGCTGGCGGACCAGGATCTCGCCCGCGTTGACGACCTGACCACCGAAGCGCTTCACGCCGAGGCGCTGAGCGTTGGAGTCACGACCGTTACGGGTGGACGATGCGCCCTTCTTGTGTGCCATCTCTCCTCAGTCCCTTACTT
This portion of the Streptomyces canus genome encodes:
- the rpmA gene encoding 50S ribosomal protein L27 — its product is MAHKKGASSTRNGRDSNAQRLGVKRFGGQVVNAGEILVRQRGTHFHPGAGVGRGGDDTLFALEAGSVQFGTSRGRKVVNIVPVA